In the Deltaproteobacteria bacterium genome, ATAGATTATCCGCACACATGCTGGGGGAGCCCGCCAGGGCTGAGAGGGGATACGATCCCGACCCTTTGAACCTGACGCAGTTCATGCTGCCGGAGGGAAGCTGGTTCACCATCTCTTGATCGCTCTGACGAACCGCGCCCCTGGCGCGGTTTTTTTATGCGCCCCCGGCAGGACAAGGAGAACGCCATGCGTATCATCGTCAACGGCCGGGAACGCGACCTGCTTCCCAATCAAACCCTGCACCATCTCATTGTCTCCATGCATCTGGACCCGGACGTGGTCGTGA is a window encoding:
- the thiS gene encoding sulfur carrier protein ThiS, encoding MRIIVNGRERDLLPNQTLHHLIVSMHLDPDVVVTELNGAIVPGTAFTETILHDGDRLELLSFVGGG